In a single window of the Allobranchiibius huperziae genome:
- a CDS encoding primosomal protein has product MPIDPRVALQRFTDALEEHLAASRARRGENDPAVVEAYRRVADAFDAYDESLMDAFGEVTPLEVYEGDEDEDDLDDDDLDDDDDEASDDLEDSELDDPDEDAAEDLDDEDVEFESGPATPGR; this is encoded by the coding sequence ATGCCCATCGATCCGCGAGTTGCACTGCAGCGCTTCACCGACGCGCTCGAGGAGCACCTGGCCGCATCACGCGCGCGGCGGGGCGAGAACGATCCCGCGGTCGTCGAGGCGTACCGCCGGGTCGCCGACGCCTTCGACGCGTACGACGAGTCGTTGATGGATGCGTTCGGCGAGGTCACGCCCCTGGAGGTCTACGAAGGCGACGAGGACGAGGACGACCTCGACGACGACGACCTGGACGACGATGACGACGAGGCCTCGGACGATCTCGAGGATTCCGAGCTCGACGATCCGGACGAGGACGCCGCCGAGGACCTGGACGACGAGGACGTCGAGTTCGAGTCGGGCCCGGCCACGCCAGGTCGCTGA
- a CDS encoding PQQ-dependent sugar dehydrogenase yields the protein MSPHTGHRRIPRSLRAGLTVAAVAGTAAVTMACSAVSGSASGSAEAAAAPAVQTVMSGLDHPWDVSFFRNGDMLTTQRPGVLTMRTASGSVRTIKAPLGDLFVQSEGGLEGLVVDPTTVHRYFYTCQTYERGGKAVDARVIRWAMSDDGKSATREKTILSGLPVTSGRHSGCRLRFVPGYWLAVGTGDAATGTNPQNLYSLGGKTLRVGANGQIPTNTPFHSKGGNARYVTSYGHRNVQGLAMRPGTSQLWTQEQGTTRDDETNIAYNGGNYGYDPVPGYNESVPMTDLKKFPHAIRAQWSSGSSTVATCGITFLQGSAWGRWNGALAVAELKGEGVRILTLDKAGKVIRQELMPELNKTFGRLRTVQTGPGGALYVTTDNGGKADKVLRVTPHAPSS from the coding sequence ATGAGTCCTCACACCGGTCACCGCCGTATCCCCCGTTCGCTACGCGCCGGCCTCACCGTCGCCGCGGTCGCGGGCACCGCCGCCGTCACGATGGCATGTTCGGCGGTGTCCGGCAGCGCGAGCGGATCCGCCGAGGCGGCTGCGGCACCCGCCGTACAGACGGTCATGTCCGGCCTGGACCACCCGTGGGACGTCTCGTTCTTCCGCAACGGCGACATGCTCACCACCCAGCGTCCGGGGGTGCTCACCATGCGCACCGCGTCCGGCAGCGTGCGCACGATCAAGGCTCCGCTGGGCGACCTCTTCGTGCAGAGCGAGGGCGGTCTGGAGGGCCTGGTCGTCGATCCGACGACCGTGCACCGGTACTTCTACACGTGCCAGACCTACGAGCGCGGCGGCAAGGCGGTCGACGCACGGGTCATCCGGTGGGCGATGTCCGACGACGGGAAGTCGGCCACGAGGGAGAAGACGATCCTGTCCGGGCTGCCGGTGACGAGCGGCCGGCACAGCGGGTGCCGACTGCGGTTCGTGCCCGGCTACTGGCTCGCGGTCGGCACGGGCGATGCCGCCACCGGCACGAACCCGCAGAACCTCTACTCCCTCGGCGGCAAGACCCTGCGGGTCGGCGCCAACGGGCAGATCCCCACCAACACGCCGTTCCACTCCAAGGGCGGCAACGCGCGGTACGTGACCAGCTACGGGCACCGCAACGTGCAGGGCCTCGCGATGCGCCCGGGCACCTCGCAGCTGTGGACCCAGGAGCAGGGCACCACCCGTGACGACGAGACGAACATCGCGTACAACGGCGGCAACTACGGGTACGACCCCGTGCCGGGCTACAACGAGTCAGTGCCGATGACCGACCTGAAGAAGTTCCCGCACGCCATCCGGGCCCAGTGGTCGTCGGGCTCGAGCACGGTCGCGACGTGCGGGATCACCTTCCTCCAGGGCTCCGCCTGGGGTCGCTGGAACGGCGCGCTGGCCGTCGCCGAGCTGAAGGGCGAGGGCGTGCGCATCCTCACCCTCGACAAGGCCGGCAAGGTTATCCGGCAAGAGCTGATGCCCGAGCTGAACAAGACCTTCGGGCGGCTGCGCACGGTCCAGACCGGGCCCGGCGGGGCGCTCTACGTCACCACCGACAACGGTGGGAAGGCCGACAAGGTGCTCCGGGTGACACCGCACGCGCCGAGCTCCTGA
- a CDS encoding DUF5703 family protein — translation MIEYEYRMLRFPRHASRGDIRQILADEAEYGHWELARVRLYIGGHRRVWLRRKIIRVQRTA, via the coding sequence ATGATCGAGTACGAGTACCGCATGCTGCGCTTCCCGCGGCACGCGAGCCGGGGTGACATCCGCCAGATCCTGGCGGATGAGGCCGAGTACGGCCACTGGGAGCTCGCGCGCGTCCGCCTCTACATCGGCGGTCATCGCCGAGTGTGGCTGCGTCGCAAGATCATCCGCGTGCAGCGCACGGCCTGA
- a CDS encoding ATP-dependent DNA ligase yields MLLADLVAVSAQVGATRSRNAKTQLVAEVLAAAAEVEPDEVEVVAAYLSGVLPQRRVGVGYRTLAATPAPSATPGLTVAQTDEAMEQLADAGGPGSAGAREQILRTLLASATAAEQTFLKGLITGELRQGAQDGVMLAAIASAAQVPAPAVRRAVMLAGFTAPVASAALRGGAPALAEIGLVPGRPLRSMLAASATTVGDAMQAVTTPGDAVGVECKLDGIRIQAHKLDEEVRLFTRSLEEVTDRLPEIVEAVLALPGEQLVLDGEVIALREDGVPQPFQVTGARTASRKDPAQLRVETPVTPWFFDVLHIDGDDLIDAPARERWERLTTLVPQDYLIPRVQTADPEVAQRFFQEKVSAGHEGVVVKSLDAPYAAGRRGAGWVKVKPRHTLDLVVLAVERGSGRRTGLLSNIHLGARDPESGEFVMLGKTFKGMTDEMLAWQTERFTELATEDDGLTVTVRPEQVVEIAFDGVQRSTRYPGGMALRFARVLRYRDDKRAEEADTVALVREVAQWES; encoded by the coding sequence ATGCTGCTCGCAGATCTGGTCGCCGTCTCCGCACAGGTAGGGGCCACGCGCTCGCGCAACGCCAAGACCCAGCTGGTCGCCGAAGTGCTGGCCGCCGCCGCTGAGGTGGAGCCGGACGAGGTGGAGGTCGTCGCGGCGTACCTCTCGGGTGTGCTGCCGCAACGCCGAGTCGGCGTGGGATACCGCACGCTCGCGGCGACCCCGGCGCCGTCCGCGACGCCTGGCCTCACCGTCGCGCAGACCGACGAGGCCATGGAGCAGCTCGCGGACGCCGGCGGACCCGGTTCGGCGGGTGCTCGCGAGCAGATCCTACGCACCCTGCTCGCGTCGGCCACCGCCGCCGAGCAGACCTTCCTCAAAGGCCTCATCACCGGAGAGCTGCGCCAGGGCGCCCAGGACGGCGTCATGCTGGCGGCGATCGCGTCGGCCGCGCAGGTGCCGGCGCCGGCAGTACGACGCGCGGTCATGCTGGCCGGCTTCACGGCGCCGGTCGCCTCGGCAGCGCTCCGCGGGGGTGCGCCGGCGCTCGCGGAGATCGGTCTGGTGCCAGGGCGTCCACTGCGGTCCATGCTGGCGGCGTCGGCGACCACCGTGGGCGACGCGATGCAGGCGGTCACGACTCCGGGCGACGCCGTGGGGGTGGAGTGCAAGCTCGACGGCATCCGCATCCAGGCCCACAAGCTGGACGAGGAGGTCCGCCTCTTCACTCGCAGCCTGGAGGAGGTCACCGACCGGCTCCCGGAGATCGTCGAGGCGGTGCTCGCCCTCCCCGGCGAGCAACTGGTGCTCGACGGTGAGGTGATCGCACTGCGCGAGGACGGGGTCCCGCAACCCTTCCAGGTGACCGGCGCTCGCACCGCGAGCCGCAAGGACCCGGCGCAGCTGCGGGTGGAGACACCCGTGACGCCGTGGTTCTTCGATGTGCTGCACATCGACGGCGACGACCTGATCGACGCACCCGCGCGCGAGCGTTGGGAGCGGCTGACCACGCTGGTGCCGCAGGACTACCTGATCCCACGGGTGCAGACCGCGGATCCGGAGGTCGCGCAGCGGTTCTTCCAGGAGAAGGTGTCGGCCGGCCACGAAGGCGTGGTCGTCAAGTCGCTCGATGCGCCGTACGCCGCCGGGCGTCGCGGTGCGGGGTGGGTGAAGGTCAAACCCCGGCACACCCTCGATCTCGTGGTGCTGGCCGTCGAGCGCGGCAGCGGACGGCGCACCGGCCTGCTGTCCAACATCCACCTCGGCGCTCGCGATCCGGAGTCGGGCGAGTTCGTGATGCTGGGCAAGACGTTCAAGGGGATGACCGACGAGATGCTGGCGTGGCAGACCGAGCGCTTCACCGAGCTGGCCACCGAGGACGACGGGTTGACCGTGACGGTGCGACCCGAACAGGTCGTCGAGATCGCCTTCGACGGTGTCCAGCGCTCGACCCGCTACCCAGGCGGGATGGCGCTGCGTTTCGCCCGCGTGCTGCGGTATCGCGACGACAAGCGGGCCGAGGAGGCCGACACCGTGGCGCTGGTGCGCGAGGTGGCACAGTGGGAGTCATGA
- a CDS encoding M20/M25/M40 family metallo-hydrolase, with protein sequence MTDVQPEDEVVQLCQDLIGIDTSNYGDGSGPGERKAAEYVMGRLEEVGLEPELVESEPGRASVLVRIEGEDSERGALAVHGHLDVVPANAEDWSADPFGAEIRDDCVWGRGAVDMKDMDAMILACVRELARTGKKPARDLVIGFLADEEAGGVKGSQWLVQNRADLFEGVTEAISEVGGYSVTVRNKEGADQRAYLLQTAEKGIAWLTLRAHGRAGHGSLVADDNAVVHLAAAIARIDAHPWPREFIASVRDLFDGLSDLTGKPYDDDSIDDLLPDLAGASAFVNATLRNTANFTMLNAGYKHNVIPQSASASLDCRFLPGHEEEMMSIISELAGEHVEVEVVHKDIALEAPYDAPLVEKMKQALLAEDPGAAILPYCLSGGTDNKALATLGITGYGFAPLRLPADLDFSSMFHGVDERVPVDALKFGTRVLGGFLADC encoded by the coding sequence ATGACTGACGTGCAGCCCGAAGACGAGGTCGTCCAGCTCTGCCAGGACCTGATCGGCATCGACACCAGCAACTACGGCGACGGCAGCGGCCCGGGGGAGCGCAAGGCCGCCGAGTACGTCATGGGCCGCCTCGAGGAGGTCGGCCTCGAGCCCGAGCTCGTCGAGAGCGAGCCCGGCCGGGCGAGCGTGCTGGTCCGGATCGAGGGCGAGGACTCCGAGAGGGGCGCCCTGGCCGTGCACGGCCACCTCGATGTCGTCCCCGCGAACGCCGAGGACTGGTCGGCCGATCCGTTCGGCGCCGAGATCCGCGACGACTGCGTATGGGGCCGTGGCGCGGTCGACATGAAGGACATGGACGCAATGATCCTGGCCTGCGTGCGCGAGCTGGCCCGCACCGGCAAGAAGCCCGCACGCGACCTCGTCATCGGGTTCCTGGCCGACGAGGAGGCCGGCGGCGTCAAGGGCTCGCAATGGCTCGTACAGAACCGCGCCGACCTCTTCGAGGGCGTGACCGAGGCGATCAGCGAGGTGGGCGGCTACTCCGTCACTGTCCGCAACAAGGAGGGTGCCGACCAGCGCGCCTATCTGCTGCAGACGGCGGAGAAGGGCATCGCCTGGCTCACGCTGCGCGCCCACGGCCGCGCCGGGCACGGATCCCTGGTCGCCGACGACAACGCCGTGGTGCACCTCGCCGCCGCGATCGCGCGCATCGACGCGCACCCGTGGCCGCGAGAGTTCATCGCCTCGGTCCGCGACCTGTTCGACGGCTTGTCGGACCTGACCGGCAAGCCCTACGACGACGACTCGATCGACGATCTGCTGCCCGACCTGGCCGGCGCGTCGGCGTTCGTCAACGCCACGCTGCGCAACACCGCGAACTTCACGATGCTGAACGCCGGCTACAAGCACAACGTCATCCCGCAGAGCGCGAGCGCGTCGCTGGACTGCCGCTTCCTGCCCGGTCACGAGGAGGAGATGATGTCGATCATCTCCGAGCTGGCCGGTGAGCACGTCGAGGTCGAGGTCGTGCACAAGGACATCGCGCTGGAGGCGCCGTACGACGCGCCGCTCGTGGAGAAGATGAAGCAGGCGCTCCTCGCCGAGGACCCTGGCGCCGCGATCCTGCCGTACTGCCTCTCCGGTGGCACCGACAACAAGGCGTTGGCCACCCTCGGCATCACCGGCTACGGATTCGCTCCGCTGCGGCTGCCCGCGGACCTGGACTTCTCGTCGATGTTCCACGGGGTCGACGAGCGGGTGCCGGTAGACGCGCTGAAGTTCGGCACGCGGGTGCTGGGCGGCTTCCTCGCCGACTGCTGA